The Chitinophaga sp. H8 genome contains a region encoding:
- a CDS encoding sodium:solute symporter: MSLIDWIVLSVALAVIILYGVWKSRGQKDMDSYFLGNQSMPWFIVLLSIIGTQASAITFLSAPGQAYTDGMRFVQYYFGLPLAMVVLCITFVPIFHKLKVYTAYEFLEKRFDLKTRTLTAMLFLIQRGLSTGISIYAPSIILSSLLGWNIYWTNIIMGGLLIIYTVAGGTKAVSYTQTLQLAIIFAGMFLAGWMVVHLLPPDIGFKEALHVSGKMDKLNVIVTDFDWKDKYNIWSGTIGGFFLALSYFGTDQSQVGRYLTARSITESRLGLLMNGLVKVPMQFLILMIGALVFVFYMYFRAPIFFNEAQLAKVHTTAEGPALKQLESTYQQLSEQKHTQVKALSAALATKDEAQIGQAKTALQQTEHTAAGVRAEAITLIKKADPAADTNDTNYIFLHFVVNNLPKGLVGLLIAIIFLAAWGSIAAALNSLSSTTIVDVYKRMINTNDTEEHYFKASKWCTLVWGIFCVAVAQFASELGSLIEAVNILGSLFYGVILGIFLVAFYIKRIGATAVFWSAIVSEVLIITIYKSDIVSFLWLNVIGCLLVIVLAAILEVTMPKMRKA; the protein is encoded by the coding sequence ATGAGTCTTATTGATTGGATAGTACTATCAGTAGCACTGGCAGTAATAATACTGTATGGTGTGTGGAAAAGCCGGGGCCAGAAAGACATGGACAGCTATTTCCTGGGTAATCAATCGATGCCCTGGTTTATTGTATTGTTATCCATTATAGGTACCCAGGCTAGTGCCATCACCTTTTTATCTGCTCCCGGACAGGCCTATACAGATGGGATGCGGTTTGTACAATATTATTTCGGATTGCCATTGGCAATGGTGGTATTATGTATCACTTTTGTACCCATTTTCCATAAGCTGAAAGTATATACGGCCTATGAATTCCTGGAAAAACGTTTTGATCTGAAAACGCGTACGCTGACAGCCATGCTTTTTCTTATCCAGCGGGGACTGTCTACCGGGATCAGCATATATGCTCCTTCTATCATTCTGTCTTCCTTATTAGGATGGAATATCTACTGGACCAATATAATTATGGGCGGGTTGCTGATCATTTATACCGTAGCCGGAGGTACTAAAGCAGTATCTTATACGCAAACCCTGCAGTTGGCAATCATCTTTGCAGGCATGTTCCTGGCCGGGTGGATGGTAGTGCATCTGTTGCCACCAGATATAGGTTTCAAAGAGGCACTGCATGTATCTGGTAAAATGGATAAACTGAATGTGATCGTTACGGATTTTGACTGGAAGGATAAGTATAATATCTGGAGTGGTACTATCGGTGGTTTTTTCCTGGCGCTGTCTTATTTTGGAACTGATCAGTCGCAGGTAGGACGGTATCTTACGGCACGTTCTATTACAGAGAGCCGGCTGGGGCTGCTGATGAATGGGCTGGTTAAAGTGCCTATGCAGTTTTTAATACTGATGATAGGGGCGCTGGTATTTGTATTTTATATGTATTTCAGGGCACCTATATTCTTTAATGAGGCCCAACTGGCTAAAGTCCATACAACAGCTGAGGGGCCTGCCTTGAAGCAACTGGAAAGTACTTACCAGCAGTTGTCTGAACAGAAACATACCCAGGTAAAAGCCTTGTCGGCAGCGTTGGCTACCAAAGATGAAGCACAGATAGGGCAGGCTAAAACAGCGTTGCAACAAACAGAGCATACGGCTGCTGGGGTGCGGGCGGAAGCGATCACTCTGATCAAAAAGGCGGACCCTGCTGCCGATACCAATGATACTAACTACATATTCCTTCACTTTGTAGTGAATAATTTACCCAAAGGCCTGGTGGGACTGTTGATTGCCATTATTTTCCTGGCAGCGTGGGGAAGTATTGCGGCAGCTTTAAATTCGCTGTCTTCCACTACCATCGTGGATGTTTACAAGCGAATGATTAACACAAACGATACGGAAGAGCACTATTTCAAGGCTTCCAAGTGGTGTACGCTGGTATGGGGAATATTTTGTGTAGCAGTTGCACAGTTTGCCAGTGAGTTGGGCAGCCTGATCGAGGCCGTGAATATTCTGGGGTCCCTGTTTTATGGGGTCATATTGGGTATTTTCCTGGTTGCCTTCTACATTAAACGGATCGGGGCCACGGCAGTATTCTGGTCGGCTATTGTATCGGAAGTGCTGATCATCACTATTTATAAATCAGATATTGTGTCCTTCCTCTGGCTGAATGTAATAGGATGCTTGCTGGTGATTGTGCTGGCAGCTATCCTGGAAGTAACGATGCCTAAAATGCGGAAGGCATAA
- a CDS encoding DUF2911 domain-containing protein, whose translation MKPLRYCMPAMCSLLMLTASSSFAQGIKMPAPSPAQTIKQDFALSAVEVSYSRPAMKGRTIMGDLVPFNNKVWRTGANSATTITFGEDINFGGKPVKAGKYGLLTIPGRSEWTVILTKSLDVTSPAAYKPENDVVRVSVNSVDMPIEVESFMINFDKVMPSSMTMMLLWDKTMVPVEITANIDGKITADIDAAMKSDKKPYFQAAAYYFETGKDLKKALGWVDAAVKENPKAFYMYHLKAKIQAKAGDKAGAKATALKSIELAKEAQNDDYVALNNKLLATL comes from the coding sequence ATGAAACCTTTACGCTATTGTATGCCTGCCATGTGCAGCCTGCTTATGCTGACCGCTTCTTCCTCATTTGCCCAGGGTATTAAGATGCCTGCTCCCAGCCCCGCACAAACTATTAAACAGGATTTTGCGTTGTCTGCGGTAGAAGTAAGCTATTCCCGTCCTGCTATGAAAGGCAGAACGATTATGGGTGACCTGGTTCCTTTTAATAACAAAGTCTGGAGAACAGGTGCCAACAGCGCTACTACCATCACTTTTGGAGAAGATATTAACTTCGGCGGTAAACCGGTAAAAGCTGGTAAATATGGTTTATTAACTATTCCCGGCCGTTCTGAATGGACAGTTATCCTGACCAAAAGCCTGGATGTAACCAGCCCGGCTGCTTACAAACCAGAAAATGATGTGGTACGTGTTAGCGTTAATTCAGTTGATATGCCCATCGAAGTGGAAAGCTTTATGATCAATTTTGATAAGGTAATGCCTTCTTCCATGACGATGATGCTGCTATGGGATAAAACCATGGTACCTGTAGAAATCACTGCTAACATTGATGGCAAAATTACTGCTGATATTGATGCAGCAATGAAATCTGATAAGAAACCTTATTTCCAGGCTGCTGCCTATTACTTTGAAACCGGCAAAGACCTGAAAAAAGCACTGGGCTGGGTTGATGCTGCGGTAAAAGAGAATCCGAAAGCATTCTACATGTATCACCTGAAAGCTAAGATCCAGGCTAAAGCCGGAGATAAAGCGGGTGCTAAAGCTACTGCCTTAAAATCTATTGAACTGGCTAAAGAAGCTCAGAACGATGATTATGTAGCTTTGAACAATAAACTGCTTGCTACCTTATAA
- a CDS encoding carboxypeptidase-like regulatory domain-containing protein translates to MKKVITGTLAMVAVTVGLFAFKTADAGMITGKSATDSAAVLAVDSLKVIDSLKSNDSLKAVEAGSITGKVSPADGATEVEATEGETKLTATITEGAFTIKDAKAGTYTVVVKGKAPYKDATIKDVKVEDGKPTDLGEIKLEQ, encoded by the coding sequence ATGAAAAAAGTAATCACAGGAACACTCGCAATGGTAGCCGTAACAGTTGGATTGTTTGCATTTAAAACTGCTGATGCCGGAATGATTACCGGTAAATCTGCAACAGATAGTGCCGCTGTACTGGCAGTTGACTCCCTCAAAGTAATTGACTCATTAAAATCCAATGATTCCCTAAAAGCGGTAGAAGCTGGTTCTATCACTGGTAAAGTGAGCCCTGCAGACGGTGCTACCGAAGTAGAGGCCACTGAAGGTGAAACCAAGCTGACTGCAACTATCACAGAAGGCGCGTTCACTATTAAAGATGCCAAAGCCGGAACTTACACCGTAGTTGTAAAGGGCAAAGCTCCTTACAAAGATGCCACTATCAAAGATGTGAAAGTGGAAGATGGTAAGCCCACGGACTTAGGCGAAATTAAACTGGAACAATAG
- a CDS encoding response regulator transcription factor: MAHLIKVAIADDHKIFRSGVINTLIPYENINVVFEAEDGEHLLQHLEQQMPDVILMDLKMPNMDGIAATIKVREKYPQVKIIILTMYEDDNFIVHLIEHGANAYLLKNAEPEEIYEAICTTHDKGFYFNENVNLALLKKVLHKNKQQIKPTLSNEIQLNEREVEVLRMICNERTTQEISEEIYLSPRTVEGIRQKLLEKINVKNSVGLVLYAFRNGIIE; the protein is encoded by the coding sequence ATGGCACATTTAATAAAAGTGGCAATTGCGGATGACCATAAGATATTCCGCAGTGGAGTGATTAATACACTCATTCCCTATGAAAACATCAATGTAGTATTTGAAGCTGAAGATGGGGAGCACCTGCTTCAGCATCTGGAACAACAAATGCCGGACGTTATTCTCATGGACCTGAAGATGCCTAATATGGATGGCATCGCAGCTACTATTAAAGTAAGAGAGAAATATCCGCAGGTAAAAATCATTATCCTGACCATGTATGAGGATGATAACTTCATCGTACATCTGATAGAGCATGGTGCCAATGCCTATCTGCTCAAAAATGCAGAACCGGAGGAGATCTATGAGGCCATCTGTACCACACATGACAAAGGCTTCTATTTTAATGAAAACGTAAATCTTGCCCTGCTTAAAAAGGTATTACATAAAAACAAACAGCAGATCAAACCTACGCTGAGCAATGAAATCCAGTTAAACGAACGGGAAGTAGAGGTATTGCGTATGATCTGTAATGAACGGACCACCCAGGAAATTTCGGAAGAGATTTATTTAAGCCCCCGCACCGTAGAGGGGATCCGTCAGAAACTCCTTGAAAAAATCAATGTTAAGAATAGTGTTGGCTTAGTTTTATATGCTTTCCGCAACGGAATTATTGAATAA
- a CDS encoding PIG-L family deacetylase, producing MFLRIYTTLVLIFTACAISYAQPSPALNAADIKLQLKKLDVLGSVLYFAAHPDDENTRLLGYLAKEKLYRTGYLSLTRGDGGQNLVGNEQGELLGLIRTQELLAARRLDGAEQFFSRAQDFGFSKNPEETFTIWDKDKILADAVWVIRKFQPDVIICRFPADSRAGHGHHTASAIIAAEAFTAAADPKKYPEQLRYVKPWQTKRLLWNTYNFGTLNTTSNDQFKIDVGVYNYLLGKGYGEIAAESRSQHKSQGFGVPAGRGSSMEYFTTIKGTTPEKGLLDGINTTWQRVPGGQAVEQLMAKALAGYNMEDPAASVPALLTIRKAIQALPESYWRNQKLKETEQLILAASGIWVEAYSTTATVVPGQPMEALVQLINRSKIPVKLQQLSLPGKDSSMGAQSLPFNQLVSISKALMVPATTPVSQPYWLEEAHALGTFEVKDPLVIGNPENIPALQAVVKLNIGGQDFTITRALQYKYTDPVKGELYEPLVIAPPVVANLNNQVFIFTSATPQTVPVKLKAMADNTTGTVQLQLPAGFKSAESSLPFSLSKKGDEMTVQFNIAPVKMNGHNRVDTFTVAMNCNGKQYTQSIQHINYDHIPAITLFPQAAARLVAVDLKHNGNKLGYIPGAGDMVAASLRQVGYDVTELGEKDIMGGNLQQYDAIITGVRAYNTNNRLKYWQEKLMNYVKEGGVLLVQYNVNNPLVTTALGPYPFSLSRDRVTDETAPVKLLHPDHQIMQYPNTITAADFEGWVQERGLYYPGNVDGAYEKLFEMNDRNEAPLDAAVIVANYGKGRYVYTGLSFFRQLPAGVPGAYRLFVNLISAKK from the coding sequence ATGTTTTTAAGAATTTATACCACACTTGTTTTAATCTTCACTGCCTGTGCGATATCCTATGCACAACCATCTCCTGCACTTAATGCAGCTGATATCAAATTGCAGTTGAAGAAACTGGATGTTTTGGGCAGTGTTTTATATTTTGCCGCTCATCCTGATGATGAAAATACCCGCCTGTTGGGGTATCTGGCCAAGGAGAAGTTATACCGCACCGGATATTTGTCGCTTACCCGTGGTGACGGAGGACAAAACCTGGTGGGAAATGAGCAGGGCGAACTGCTAGGGTTGATCCGTACACAGGAGTTGCTGGCTGCCAGGCGCTTAGATGGTGCGGAACAGTTTTTTTCCCGCGCACAGGATTTCGGGTTCTCTAAAAATCCGGAAGAAACATTTACTATCTGGGATAAAGATAAAATACTGGCAGATGCCGTTTGGGTAATCCGGAAATTCCAGCCGGATGTGATCATCTGCCGGTTTCCGGCGGATAGCCGTGCAGGCCATGGCCATCATACGGCTTCAGCTATAATTGCAGCGGAAGCGTTTACTGCAGCGGCAGATCCTAAAAAATATCCTGAACAACTGCGTTATGTAAAGCCCTGGCAAACCAAACGGTTGTTGTGGAACACCTACAACTTTGGAACCCTGAATACCACTTCCAATGATCAGTTTAAGATAGATGTGGGGGTATATAACTACCTGCTGGGAAAGGGATATGGGGAAATTGCAGCAGAAAGCCGCTCTCAGCATAAAAGCCAGGGGTTTGGTGTGCCGGCGGGCCGTGGTTCGTCAATGGAATACTTCACCACCATTAAAGGTACTACACCTGAAAAAGGGCTGTTGGATGGGATTAATACTACCTGGCAACGTGTACCCGGAGGACAGGCTGTCGAACAATTGATGGCTAAAGCCCTGGCTGGCTATAACATGGAAGATCCTGCTGCCAGTGTACCCGCTTTGCTGACTATACGAAAAGCTATCCAGGCACTGCCCGAAAGTTATTGGCGTAACCAGAAACTAAAAGAAACAGAACAGCTCATCCTAGCTGCTTCCGGTATATGGGTGGAGGCATACAGTACTACTGCTACGGTAGTGCCCGGGCAGCCTATGGAGGCACTGGTACAACTGATCAACAGAAGTAAGATCCCGGTAAAACTGCAGCAACTGTCTTTACCCGGAAAAGATTCCAGCATGGGAGCGCAATCATTGCCTTTCAACCAGCTGGTAAGTATTTCTAAAGCTTTAATGGTACCGGCTACCACGCCGGTTTCTCAGCCTTATTGGCTGGAGGAAGCGCATGCGCTGGGTACTTTTGAAGTAAAAGACCCGCTGGTTATCGGGAATCCGGAAAATATCCCTGCTCTGCAGGCTGTGGTGAAACTGAACATAGGAGGGCAGGATTTTACGATTACCCGTGCGTTGCAATATAAATATACCGACCCTGTAAAAGGAGAATTGTATGAACCATTGGTCATTGCTCCTCCGGTAGTTGCTAACCTGAACAATCAGGTATTTATTTTTACCAGTGCTACGCCACAAACTGTACCAGTAAAGCTGAAGGCCATGGCCGACAACACTACAGGAACCGTACAGTTACAGCTGCCAGCCGGCTTCAAATCTGCTGAAAGCAGCCTGCCGTTTTCCCTGTCAAAGAAAGGAGATGAAATGACAGTACAGTTTAATATTGCTCCTGTAAAAATGAATGGGCATAACCGGGTGGATACTTTTACCGTAGCTATGAACTGCAACGGCAAGCAATACACGCAAAGTATACAGCATATTAATTATGATCATATACCAGCCATTACTTTATTCCCACAGGCTGCTGCCAGACTGGTGGCGGTAGACCTGAAACATAACGGAAATAAACTGGGGTATATACCGGGAGCAGGTGATATGGTAGCGGCCTCTCTCAGACAGGTAGGGTACGATGTAACGGAACTGGGAGAAAAAGATATTATGGGAGGCAACCTGCAACAGTATGATGCCATCATCACCGGGGTCAGGGCTTATAATACCAATAACCGTCTTAAATACTGGCAGGAAAAACTGATGAACTATGTTAAAGAGGGTGGCGTGCTGCTGGTACAGTACAATGTAAATAACCCATTGGTGACTACCGCATTGGGACCATATCCGTTTAGCCTTTCCCGCGACAGGGTTACGGATGAAACTGCACCGGTAAAACTACTGCATCCGGATCATCAGATAATGCAATATCCAAATACTATTACTGCCGCTGACTTTGAAGGATGGGTGCAGGAAAGGGGATTATACTATCCGGGTAATGTGGATGGTGCTTATGAAAAACTATTTGAGATGAATGACCGTAATGAAGCCCCCCTGGATGCAGCTGTTATTGTGGCCAACTACGGTAAAGGAAGATATGTGTATACCGGGTTGTCGTTTTTCCGGCAGTTGCCCGCTGGAGTACCTGGTGCCTACCGTTTATTTGTAAATCTGATTTCAGCAAAAAAGTGA
- a CDS encoding sensor histidine kinase translates to MNIVDIIVIGSAVMLTFGILVVVLVILQQKQVVQHKLTIRDKDLQLQKERLIAVLQGQELERKRIAEDLHDEVGAQLSVLKLNLNGLQPHLKTGNGEQERLKETKEFTDIIIQQLRYISQSLHPQALDNLGLAHALDSFCSLMNKNKQVQIAFKTAGNGQKVDREKALNIYRVVQELINNILKHAQASEIVITYKSSPTLLTINIEDDGNGKLLTSLETSRKKNDSLGLKNIESRLNIIDGNINFVQRTPKGTIAEIKVENYQPVA, encoded by the coding sequence ATGAATATAGTGGACATTATTGTGATAGGTTCAGCAGTAATGCTAACCTTTGGAATATTGGTGGTAGTACTGGTGATCCTGCAACAAAAGCAGGTAGTACAACATAAACTGACGATCAGGGATAAAGACCTGCAGCTACAGAAAGAGCGCCTGATTGCAGTATTGCAAGGACAGGAACTGGAAAGAAAGCGCATTGCGGAGGATCTGCATGATGAAGTAGGTGCACAACTGTCTGTCCTTAAACTAAATCTTAATGGATTGCAGCCTCATCTGAAAACCGGCAACGGAGAACAGGAGCGCCTGAAAGAAACCAAGGAATTTACAGATATCATTATCCAGCAGCTGAGGTACATCTCTCAAAGCCTGCACCCCCAGGCGCTGGACAACCTGGGGCTGGCACATGCACTGGACTCCTTTTGCAGCCTGATGAACAAGAACAAACAGGTACAGATCGCCTTTAAAACAGCTGGCAACGGGCAAAAGGTAGACCGTGAAAAGGCATTGAATATATACCGGGTAGTGCAGGAATTAATTAATAATATCCTGAAACATGCCCAGGCCAGTGAAATTGTCATTACCTATAAGAGTTCTCCTACCCTGTTGACTATCAATATTGAAGATGATGGAAATGGGAAACTGCTGACCTCCCTCGAAACTTCCCGTAAAAAAAATGATAGCCTGGGGCTAAAAAATATTGAAAGCCGCTTGAATATTATAGATGGAAATATCAATTTTGTACAACGAACCCCCAAAGGAACGATAGCGGAGATAAAAGTGGAAAATTATCAGCCGGTTGCCTAA
- a CDS encoding DMT family protein encodes MRTVLLLLISNTFMTFAWYGHLKYQGVALWKVILISWGIAFFEYCFMVPANRFGAQEGFTGFQLKTIQEIITLTVFALFAIFYLKEPFRWNYLVSFAFILGAVYFMFKK; translated from the coding sequence ATGCGTACCGTTCTTCTCCTTCTCATTTCCAACACATTTATGACTTTTGCCTGGTATGGTCACCTGAAATACCAGGGAGTAGCACTTTGGAAAGTCATTCTCATCAGCTGGGGAATTGCATTTTTTGAATATTGTTTTATGGTACCGGCCAATCGCTTTGGTGCCCAGGAAGGATTTACCGGATTTCAGCTAAAAACCATACAGGAAATCATCACACTCACTGTCTTTGCACTCTTTGCCATCTTTTACCTGAAAGAGCCTTTCCGCTGGAATTACCTGGTTTCCTTCGCCTTTATATTAGGGGCTGTTTATTTCATGTTCAAAAAATAA